A window of Desulfobacterales bacterium contains these coding sequences:
- a CDS encoding YbaK/EbsC family protein has translation MTLEENIRQILSDKEIEYDVVDHEPVYTNPAMAEALHVTESETVKSLVLNTKEGDMIVMVLPGDRRVDWKQVARAAGSKKVSFAKPEAVKETVGCDVGCVPPFGHFTDMAVYMEKALVETDYIYFNPGVHDKSYKIPGSALEALCQPFYV, from the coding sequence ATGACACTTGAAGAAAATATCCGGCAGATATTGTCGGATAAGGAAATTGAATATGACGTGGTCGATCATGAGCCGGTCTACACCAACCCGGCCATGGCCGAGGCCCTGCATGTCACCGAATCGGAAACCGTAAAATCCCTGGTATTAAATACCAAAGAAGGGGACATGATCGTGATGGTGCTGCCGGGCGACCGGCGCGTGGACTGGAAGCAGGTGGCCCGTGCGGCCGGCAGCAAGAAGGTCTCGTTTGCCAAGCCCGAAGCGGTCAAGGAAACGGTGGGCTGTGACGTGGGCTGCGTGCCGCCGTTCGGCCATTTTACGGATATGGCCGTTTACATGGAAAAAGCGCTGGTTGAAACCGACTATATTTATTTCAACCCCGGCGTTCACGACAAATCCTACAAAATTCCGGGCAGCGCACTGGAAGCCCTATGCCAACCGTTTTATGTGTAG
- a CDS encoding ACT domain-containing protein produces MKQEFIISAVGRNVTGIVATVSKEIYNCGCNFEDSRMTLLGNHFALMILVTATTGKMCDDLAAACERLDKEKDLKVTLFPVDVPGEKRNETEPNYEIRVKGVDRMGIVYRTTQLLASLNINIVELETKIESRAKDGKPIFLMRTSVVVPREVDGEELRKDLKFLAEDLQEMISLTRLPEP; encoded by the coding sequence ATGAAACAGGAATTTATCATTTCAGCGGTCGGCCGCAATGTCACCGGTATTGTGGCCACGGTGTCCAAGGAGATATACAACTGCGGGTGCAATTTTGAGGACTCCCGCATGACGCTTTTAGGCAATCATTTTGCCCTGATGATTCTGGTCACCGCCACAACCGGAAAGATGTGCGATGACCTGGCAGCCGCCTGCGAACGGCTGGATAAGGAGAAGGATTTAAAGGTCACGCTTTTTCCGGTGGATGTGCCGGGCGAGAAACGCAATGAGACCGAGCCCAATTATGAAATCCGGGTCAAGGGCGTTGACCGGATGGGGATTGTTTACCGGACGACTCAGCTCCTGGCGTCTTTAAACATCAATATCGTTGAGCTGGAAACCAAAATCGAGTCCCGGGCCAAAGACGGCAAACCCATCTTCCTGATGCGCACCAGTGTGGTGGTCCCGCGCGAGGTGGACGGCGAGGAACTTCGCAAGGATTTGAAATTCCTGGCCGAAGACCTCCAGGAAATGATTTCCCTGACCCGACTGCCGGAACCTTAA